A genomic stretch from Pontibacter liquoris includes:
- a CDS encoding acetyl-CoA carboxylase biotin carboxyl carrier protein subunit produces the protein MLQVTTPNGKAWQVELQKDAILLDGTPFNWDISPIGPRTFHILKDNKSYTAEVVQADYQAKTFTFKINGTTHTIRVKDRFDLLLDQLGMSDANIQKVNDVKAPMPGLILEIKVKPGQEVKKGDPIMILEAMKMENILKSPGDGVVKEIKVQVRQNVEKNQVLILF, from the coding sequence ATGCTCCAGGTAACCACCCCAAACGGTAAAGCATGGCAGGTTGAGCTGCAGAAAGACGCGATCCTGCTGGATGGCACTCCGTTTAACTGGGACATTTCACCTATCGGCCCCCGTACCTTTCATATTTTAAAGGATAATAAGTCCTATACGGCAGAAGTGGTGCAGGCAGACTATCAGGCCAAAACGTTTACTTTTAAAATAAACGGCACCACGCACACCATACGCGTCAAAGATCGTTTTGATTTACTGCTCGACCAACTGGGCATGAGCGATGCCAACATACAGAAGGTGAATGACGTAAAGGCTCCCATGCCGGGCCTTATACTGGAAATAAAAGTGAAACCCGGCCAGGAAGTAAAAAAAGGCGACCCGATCATGATCCTGGAAGCAATGAAGATGGAGAACATCCTCAAATCACCCGGCGACGGCGTTGTGAAGGAAATCAAAGTACAGGTAAGGCAAAACGTGGAAAAAAACCAGGTCCTGATTCTTTTTTAA
- the pyrH gene encoding UMP kinase, which translates to MKYKRILLKLSGEALMGDQQYGIDSNRLLKYAEEIKEIAQMGVQVAVVIGGGNIFRGVQAEQVGLDRVQGDYMGMLATVINSMALQSAMEKLGVYTRLLSGLNIQQVCEPYIRRRAVRHLEKNRVVIFGAGIGSPYFTTDSAASLRAIEIEADVVLKGTRVDGIYSADPEKNPDAEFYSNISFKDVFEKGLNVMDMTAFTLCKENNLPIVVFNMNKPGNLKRLVEGESIGTLVSMDDIAEAMEETMTKLQQEEANQKSGNF; encoded by the coding sequence GTGAAGTATAAAAGAATTTTGTTAAAGCTAAGCGGCGAGGCGCTAATGGGAGATCAGCAGTATGGCATCGACTCCAACAGGCTGCTCAAGTATGCCGAAGAGATTAAAGAAATTGCGCAAATGGGGGTGCAGGTAGCTGTTGTCATTGGCGGCGGTAACATTTTCAGAGGCGTGCAGGCCGAGCAAGTGGGCCTGGACCGCGTGCAGGGCGATTACATGGGCATGCTGGCTACCGTTATCAATAGTATGGCGCTGCAGAGTGCCATGGAGAAACTGGGCGTTTATACCCGCCTGCTCTCCGGTCTCAACATCCAGCAGGTATGCGAGCCTTACATCCGCCGCCGCGCCGTACGCCACCTCGAGAAAAACCGCGTGGTGATCTTTGGCGCCGGCATTGGCAGCCCATACTTTACCACCGACTCTGCCGCATCGCTGCGTGCTATTGAGATCGAGGCTGACGTGGTATTAAAAGGAACCCGCGTAGACGGCATTTACTCGGCCGACCCGGAGAAAAACCCGGATGCCGAATTCTACTCCAACATCTCGTTCAAAGATGTGTTTGAAAAAGGCCTGAACGTAATGGACATGACCGCCTTTACGCTTTGCAAAGAAAATAACTTACCCATTGTAGTCTTTAACATGAACAAGCCCGGCAACCTGAAGCGCCTGGTAGAAGGCGAGTCGATCGGCACGCTGGTGTCGATGGATGATATTGCCGAAGCCATGGAAGAAACCATGACGAAGTTGCAGCAGGAAGAGGCCAATCAGAAATCCGGCAATTTTTAA
- the frr gene encoding ribosome recycling factor produces the protein MTEEIQFYLSEAEESMQKAVQHTGSELIKIRAGKASPAMVEDLRVDYYGTPTPISQVANVMTPDARTLLIKPWEKNMLGEINKAIKNSDLNLNPQQEADAIRLNIPALTEERRRDLVKQVKNETEAGKISIRNIRKDVNDSLRKLQKEGTAEDAVRDAEAKVQKMTDSYIVKIDELLSKKEAEIMTV, from the coding sequence ATGACGGAAGAAATTCAGTTTTACCTGAGCGAAGCAGAAGAGTCGATGCAGAAAGCGGTGCAGCATACGGGCAGCGAGTTGATCAAGATCCGCGCCGGCAAGGCCTCGCCTGCCATGGTAGAAGACCTGCGCGTGGATTATTACGGCACGCCAACGCCCATCTCGCAGGTAGCCAACGTAATGACGCCAGACGCCCGCACGCTGCTCATCAAGCCCTGGGAAAAAAACATGCTGGGCGAGATAAACAAAGCCATCAAAAACAGCGACCTGAACCTGAACCCGCAGCAAGAGGCTGATGCCATCCGCCTGAACATTCCGGCCCTGACCGAGGAGCGCCGCCGCGACCTGGTAAAGCAGGTGAAAAACGAAACGGAAGCCGGCAAGATCAGCATCCGCAACATCCGCAAAGATGTGAACGACTCGCTGCGCAAGCTCCAGAAAGAAGGTACCGCCGAAGATGCCGTGCGCGATGCCGAAGCCAAGGTGCAGAAAATGACCGATTCCTACATTGTGAAGATCGACGAGCTGCTCTCTAAGAAAGAAGCAGAGATCATGACGGTGTAA
- a CDS encoding 3-keto-disaccharide hydrolase yields MKNRSFMVKGLAACASVLICLFCLSSFNREEVWTPLLDKNLSNWEMYLSYRHQDGYKGEMPKGKDGKALAPIGYNKNENNVFSMVEENGEPVLKISGEIYGCLFTKQDFENYHLKLKVKWGNKKWVPRTAKLKDSGIVYHSQGKSGVDYWRSWMLGQEFQIMEGHMGDYWPIASSAIDVRAYIPEGDMNTVASPKQPFLPLGAGSDIGNFCLRSEDHESPPGEWTEIELICYKGKSLHLVNGHVVMVLQNSRYMQNGKPVPLTKGRLQLQSEAAEVYYKDIKIRPLAAMPEKYASLF; encoded by the coding sequence ATGAAAAACAGATCTTTTATGGTGAAGGGGCTGGCAGCCTGTGCATCGGTTTTAATTTGCCTGTTCTGTCTGAGCTCCTTTAACAGGGAAGAAGTATGGACGCCGTTGCTCGACAAAAACCTTTCGAACTGGGAGATGTACTTGAGCTACCGGCACCAGGATGGCTACAAAGGCGAAATGCCGAAAGGCAAGGACGGGAAAGCGCTTGCGCCGATTGGGTACAACAAAAATGAGAACAATGTATTCTCGATGGTAGAAGAAAACGGGGAGCCGGTGCTGAAAATAAGCGGCGAAATTTACGGGTGCCTCTTTACAAAGCAGGACTTCGAGAACTACCATCTCAAGCTGAAAGTGAAATGGGGCAACAAGAAATGGGTACCCCGCACAGCAAAACTAAAGGACTCCGGTATTGTGTATCACTCCCAGGGCAAAAGCGGGGTAGATTACTGGCGCTCCTGGATGCTGGGGCAGGAGTTCCAGATCATGGAAGGGCACATGGGCGATTACTGGCCTATTGCTTCCTCGGCCATCGATGTGCGCGCTTACATTCCGGAAGGTGACATGAATACCGTAGCCAGCCCAAAGCAGCCTTTCCTGCCGCTTGGCGCCGGTTCTGATATCGGAAATTTCTGCCTGCGCAGCGAAGACCATGAAAGCCCGCCAGGCGAATGGACCGAAATCGAGCTGATCTGTTATAAGGGCAAGAGCCTGCATCTTGTGAACGGCCACGTGGTGATGGTGCTGCAGAACTCCCGTTATATGCAAAATGGCAAGCCGGTGCCGCTTACCAAAGGCAGGTTACAACTGCAAAGCGAGGCCGCAGAAGTATACTACAAAGACATCAAGATCAGGCCCCTGGCCGCGATGCCTGAAAAGTATGCCAGCCTGTTTTAA
- a CDS encoding glycoside hydrolase family 26 protein — MLCCLLLAGCAPSKPIDAGATAETTALYQNLGKLAKHHTLFGHQHATEYGHGWAGDKDRSDVKSVTGSHPAVIGVDFSGFSGRPAEEVRLNKERVRQTVIATYNRGGVTTAAWHFPNPVSGGSFYWVDTVSLPAVSYIIPGGEAHEAYKQILNGIGEWAHTLKGANGTLAPVIFRPFHEFDGGWFWWGKPHASREEFIALWRFTVAYLRDSLDVHNFIYAYSPDNRFRTEAKYLERYPGDEWVDMVGMDNYGDMGRDRYATDTAAMKLKILSDYARKAGKLAAFTETGLESIPDTTWWTKTLLQTMKREDLHLSYVLVWRNDTRSPTHFYAPFPGQVSVPDFMRFYQDPYTLFEKDLQQIYKKKKFLGIF, encoded by the coding sequence TTGCTCTGCTGCCTGTTGCTGGCGGGGTGTGCTCCTTCAAAACCAATTGATGCCGGTGCCACTGCCGAAACCACAGCCCTGTATCAGAACCTGGGCAAGCTGGCAAAGCATCACACCCTGTTCGGACACCAGCACGCCACAGAGTATGGTCATGGCTGGGCAGGCGACAAAGACCGCTCGGATGTGAAATCGGTAACCGGTTCGCACCCCGCCGTAATCGGGGTGGACTTCAGCGGGTTTTCGGGCCGGCCGGCAGAGGAGGTGCGCCTGAACAAGGAGCGTGTGCGGCAAACAGTGATTGCTACCTACAACCGCGGCGGGGTAACCACAGCTGCCTGGCATTTTCCCAACCCGGTGTCCGGCGGTAGCTTTTACTGGGTCGATACCGTTTCGTTACCGGCCGTCAGTTACATTATTCCCGGTGGAGAAGCCCACGAGGCGTATAAACAGATCCTGAACGGCATAGGCGAATGGGCGCACACCCTGAAAGGAGCCAACGGCACGCTGGCCCCCGTCATTTTCCGGCCTTTCCATGAGTTTGACGGCGGCTGGTTCTGGTGGGGCAAACCACATGCCTCGCGCGAGGAGTTTATTGCCCTGTGGCGTTTTACAGTTGCCTACCTGCGCGACAGCCTGGATGTGCATAATTTTATCTATGCCTACTCGCCGGATAATAGATTCCGAACGGAAGCCAAATACCTGGAGCGCTACCCGGGCGATGAGTGGGTTGATATGGTGGGTATGGATAACTATGGCGACATGGGCCGCGACCGTTATGCCACTGATACGGCCGCTATGAAGCTGAAGATCCTGTCAGATTACGCCCGGAAAGCCGGCAAGCTGGCGGCTTTCACCGAAACCGGCCTGGAGTCGATACCCGATACGACCTGGTGGACGAAAACGCTTTTACAAACCATGAAACGGGAGGACCTGCACCTTTCTTACGTGCTGGTGTGGCGCAACGACACCCGCAGCCCCACGCACTTTTATGCCCCTTTTCCCGGACAGGTGAGTGTGCCTGATTTTATGCGGTTCTATCAAGACCCTTATACTTTGTTTGAAAAGGACCTGCAGCAAATTTATAAGAAGAAGAAATTTCTGGGCATTTTTTAG
- the nadD gene encoding nicotinate (nicotinamide) nucleotide adenylyltransferase — protein sequence MKVGLLFGSFNPIHTGHLILANYMATNTDLDTVWLVVSPQNPFKPSNTLLHEFDRLQMVTLAIADNPNLNVSNIEFSMPRPSYTIDTLTYLQDKYPSYEFVLLMGEDNLPLFPKWKNADRILEYHRVYIYPRSGSVTVALPEMPNVTFVKAPILDISATFIRNCIREEKDIKYLVPDEVADYIKVHKLYR from the coding sequence ATGAAAGTAGGGCTGCTGTTTGGCTCCTTTAACCCCATCCATACCGGGCACCTGATCCTGGCCAATTACATGGCTACGAACACCGACCTGGATACCGTTTGGCTGGTTGTCTCGCCGCAAAACCCTTTTAAGCCCAGCAACACGCTGCTGCACGAGTTCGATAGGTTGCAGATGGTTACCTTGGCTATTGCCGATAATCCGAACCTGAATGTGTCTAACATCGAGTTCAGCATGCCCCGGCCCAGCTATACCATCGATACGCTCACCTACCTGCAGGACAAGTATCCAAGCTATGAGTTTGTGTTACTGATGGGCGAGGACAACCTGCCTCTGTTCCCAAAGTGGAAAAATGCCGACCGGATCCTCGAATACCACCGGGTCTATATTTACCCGCGTTCGGGCTCCGTTACCGTGGCGTTGCCGGAAATGCCCAACGTGACCTTTGTTAAAGCCCCTATACTTGATATATCTGCTACCTTTATCCGCAATTGTATCCGGGAAGAGAAAGACATCAAATACCTGGTACCCGATGAGGTAGCCGACTACATTAAAGTGCATAAACTGTACCGGTAG
- the gmk gene encoding guanylate kinase has protein sequence MQGKIIIFSAPSGAGKTTIVKHLLNVMPHLSFSISACTRDKRGRTEENGKDYYFITPEDFKQKIANDEFVEWEEVYEGAFYGTLKSEIERIWKSGKHVILDVDVKGGLSIKHFYKERALAVFVKPPSIEELAKRLTARNTDSASSISSRVFKANFELGFEDQFDKVIVNDNLERACAEAEKLVHEFLASEPAIV, from the coding sequence ATGCAAGGCAAAATCATCATCTTTTCGGCACCATCCGGTGCCGGCAAAACTACTATAGTAAAGCATCTGCTCAATGTCATGCCCCATTTGAGCTTCTCTATTTCGGCCTGCACCCGCGATAAGCGCGGCCGCACCGAAGAAAACGGCAAGGATTATTACTTTATCACCCCCGAAGACTTTAAGCAAAAGATTGCAAACGATGAGTTTGTGGAGTGGGAGGAAGTATACGAGGGGGCTTTTTACGGCACCCTTAAGTCCGAGATCGAGCGCATCTGGAAAAGCGGCAAGCACGTGATTCTGGATGTGGATGTGAAAGGCGGCCTAAGTATAAAGCACTTTTACAAAGAGCGCGCCCTGGCTGTGTTCGTAAAGCCTCCCTCCATCGAAGAACTGGCCAAGCGCCTCACAGCCCGCAACACCGACTCGGCCTCAAGTATTTCCAGCCGGGTTTTTAAAGCTAATTTTGAGTTAGGATTCGAAGACCAGTTCGATAAGGTGATCGTAAACGACAACCTTGAAAGAGCCTGTGCCGAGGCCGAAAAGCTGGTGCATGAGTTCCTGGCTTCCGAACCGGCCATTGTATGA
- a CDS encoding anti-sigma factor family protein, whose translation MESKFTEAYEQSASESGHETNCEKIIKLLDAVVDGEASAEEQIFFNGHIEECVPCFESHQKQKLLKGLVSGHLKRRIVPDRLAFSIKAKIQETTV comes from the coding sequence ATGGAATCAAAATTTACGGAAGCTTACGAGCAGAGTGCCTCAGAGTCGGGGCATGAAACGAACTGTGAGAAGATCATAAAATTGCTGGACGCCGTCGTGGACGGAGAGGCCTCGGCAGAGGAACAGATCTTTTTCAACGGGCACATCGAAGAGTGTGTTCCCTGCTTTGAAAGCCATCAAAAGCAGAAGCTTCTCAAAGGCCTTGTCAGCGGCCACTTAAAGCGCAGGATCGTGCCGGACCGCCTGGCATTCTCGATCAAAGCTAAAATCCAAGAAACTACGGTATAA
- a CDS encoding sigma-70 family RNA polymerase sigma factor, which produces MSDQTGKQMSKEEKDARFEAELLPVLDPLYNFAYRLTLDEDDANDLVQETYLKAYRFFDYFEQGTNAKAWLFRILKNSFINEFRKKSKQPAKVDYSEVEGYYNSEDVEGESGVATTTDMRTESVQDLIGDEVASALNALPVDFRTVIILCDLEGFTYEEMAKILDIPIGTVRSRLHRARNSLKEKLEKYARSMGYND; this is translated from the coding sequence ATGAGCGATCAAACAGGGAAACAAATGAGTAAGGAGGAAAAAGATGCACGGTTTGAGGCCGAATTGCTGCCCGTGCTGGACCCTCTGTACAACTTTGCCTACAGGCTCACCCTAGACGAAGACGACGCGAACGACCTGGTGCAGGAGACATATCTGAAAGCCTACCGCTTCTTTGACTACTTTGAGCAAGGAACTAATGCAAAAGCGTGGCTGTTCCGAATCCTGAAGAACTCGTTCATAAACGAATTTCGAAAAAAGAGCAAGCAGCCGGCAAAGGTTGACTACAGCGAGGTAGAGGGGTATTATAACTCGGAAGATGTAGAAGGGGAAAGTGGCGTGGCCACCACCACCGATATGCGCACCGAAAGCGTGCAGGATCTGATAGGCGATGAAGTGGCCAGTGCCCTGAATGCTTTGCCTGTCGATTTCAGAACCGTGATCATCCTGTGTGACCTGGAAGGGTTTACGTATGAGGAGATGGCCAAAATACTGGACATTCCGATCGGAACTGTCCGTTCCCGCCTGCACCGCGCCCGAAATTCTTTGAAAGAGAAGTTAGAAAAGTATGCCAGAAGCATGGGGTATAATGATTAA